In a genomic window of Vicinamibacterales bacterium:
- a CDS encoding DUF1501 domain-containing protein: MADAEAAGPVSDYKALVCVYLFGGNDCNNTVIPLDNARYTQYQTIRAGLTLSASQLTAPIADAASNPYGLHVSLAPLQALFGTGRVAVVLNTGQLERPLTRAQYQSGVLAPSNLFSHSDQTIQAQTGTSNYTIGGWGGRLLDVFGTTDTLGAVSVSSPAPWLQSGGGAPNVIPPGANIGLSGMNFWPPAAAAARKQAVTQMLALDGGSPIRAAANTAFDNGLQLAASLEAIGDVGGLSTVFPGSNLGNQMEEVIQLIRLRSQLGPGRQVFFCDIGSFDTHTSQSFTHSSLLGDLANSMKAFYDATVEIGMAQQITAFTQSEFGRTLQPNGTGSDHAWGGHQFVVGGAVKGGIYGQFPQLALGGPDDSGNRGAWIPTISTSQFGATLGKWFGASPGELAVAFPNLAQFPSTDVGFML, from the coding sequence GTGGCGGATGCCGAGGCCGCCGGACCGGTCAGCGACTACAAGGCGCTCGTCTGCGTGTACCTGTTCGGGGGGAACGACTGCAACAACACCGTCATCCCGCTCGACAACGCCCGCTACACGCAGTACCAGACCATCCGTGCCGGGCTGACCCTGTCGGCCTCGCAGCTCACGGCGCCCATCGCCGACGCGGCCAGCAACCCCTACGGGCTCCATGTGAGCTTGGCGCCGCTGCAGGCGCTCTTCGGCACCGGGCGCGTCGCCGTGGTCCTCAACACCGGCCAGCTCGAACGCCCGCTGACCCGCGCGCAGTACCAGTCGGGCGTGCTGGCGCCGAGCAACCTCTTCTCCCACTCCGACCAGACGATCCAGGCGCAGACCGGCACCTCGAACTACACGATCGGGGGCTGGGGCGGCCGACTGCTCGACGTCTTCGGCACGACCGACACGCTCGGGGCCGTGTCCGTGTCGTCCCCGGCGCCGTGGCTGCAGAGCGGTGGCGGCGCGCCGAACGTCATTCCGCCCGGCGCCAACATCGGCCTGTCGGGCATGAACTTCTGGCCGCCGGCGGCGGCGGCCGCGCGCAAGCAGGCCGTCACGCAGATGCTCGCGCTCGATGGCGGCAGCCCGATCCGGGCCGCCGCGAACACCGCGTTCGACAACGGGCTGCAGCTGGCGGCCTCGCTCGAGGCCATCGGCGACGTGGGCGGCCTGAGCACGGTGTTCCCCGGGTCGAACCTGGGCAACCAGATGGAAGAGGTCATCCAGCTGATTCGGCTCCGGTCGCAGCTGGGGCCGGGCCGCCAGGTGTTCTTCTGCGACATCGGCAGCTTCGACACGCACACCTCGCAGAGCTTCACCCACAGCTCGCTCCTGGGCGATCTCGCCAACTCGATGAAGGCCTTCTACGACGCCACCGTCGAGATCGGCATGGCGCAGCAGATCACGGCCTTCACCCAGTCCGAATTCGGCCGCACGCTGCAGCCGAACGGCACGGGCAGCGACCACGCCTGGGGCGGCCATCAGTTCGTGGTGGGCGGCGCGGTCAAGGGCGGCATCTACGGCCAGTTCCCGCAGCTCGCCCTCGGCGGGCCGGACGACTCGGGCAATCGCGGCGCCTGGATTCCGACGATCTCCACGTCGCAGTTCGGAGCGACGCTCGGCAAGTGGTT